The following are from one region of the Macaca thibetana thibetana isolate TM-01 chromosome 2, ASM2454274v1, whole genome shotgun sequence genome:
- the CCR3 gene encoding C-C chemokine receptor type 3: MTTSLDTIETFGPTSYDDDMGLLCEKADVGALIAQFVPPLYSLVFMVGLLGNVVVVMILIKYRRLRIMTNIYLLNLAISDLLFLFTLPFWIHYVREHNWVFSHGMCKVLSGFYHTGLYSEIFFIILLTIDRYLAIVHAVFALRARTVTFGVITSIVTWGLAVLAALPEFIFYGTEELFPETLCSAIYPQDTVYSWRHFHTLRMTILCLALPLLVMAICYTGIIKTLLRCPSKKKYKAIRLIFVIMAVFFIFWTPYNVAILISTYQSVLFGLDCERSKHLDLFVLATEVIAYSHCCVNPVIYAFVGERFRKYLRHFFHRHVLMHLGKYIPFLPSEKLERTSSVSPSTAEPELSIVF; the protein is encoded by the coding sequence ATGACAACCTCACTAGATACGATTGAGACCTTTGGTCCCACATCGTACGATGATGACATGGGCCTGCTCTGTGAAAAAGCCGATGTCGGAGCACTGATAGCCCAGTTCGTGCCCCCGCTGTATTCCCTGGTGTTCATGGTGGGCCTCTTGGGCAacgtggtggtggtgatgatccTCATAAAATACAGGAGGCTCCGAATTATGACCAACATCTACCTGCTCAACCTGGCCATTTCGGACCTGCTCTTCCTCTTCACCCTTCCGTTCTGGATCCACTATGTCAGGGAGCATAACTGGGTCTTCAGCCATGGCATGTGTAAGGTCCTCTCGGGGTTTTATCACACAGGCTTGTACAGCGAGATCTTTTTCATAATCCTCCTGACGATTGACAGGTACCTGGCCATTGTCCATGCTGTGTTTGCCCTTCGAGCCAGGACTGTCACTTTTGGTGTCATCACTAGCATCGTCACCTGGGGCCTGGCAGTGCTAGCAGCTCttcctgaatttattttctatggGACTGAAGAGTTGTTTCCAGAGACTCTTTGCAGTGCTATTTACCCACAGGATACAGTATATAGCTGGAGGCATTTCCACACTCTGAGAATGACCATCTTGTGTCTCGCTCTCCCTCTGCTCGTTATGGCCATCTGCTACACAGGAATCATCAAAACGCTGCTGAGGTGCCCCAGTAAAAAAAAGTACAAGGCCATACGGCTCATTTTTGTCATCATGgctgtgtttttcattttctggacACCCTACAATGTGGCTATCCTTATCTCTACCTATCAATCCGTCTTATTTGGACTTGACTGTGAACGGAGCAAGCATCTGGACCTGTTCGTGCTGGCGACGGAGGTGATCGCCTACTCCCACTGCTGCGTGAACCCAGTGATCTACGCCTTTGTTGGAGAGAGGTTCCGGAAGTACCTGCGCCACTTCTTCCACAGGCACGTGCTCATGCACCTGGGCAAATAcatcccattccttcctagtGAGAAGCTGGAAAGAACCAGCTCTGTCTCTCCGTCCACAGCAGAGCCGGAACTCTCTATTGTGTTTTAG